A single genomic interval of Daucus carota subsp. sativus chromosome 1, DH1 v3.0, whole genome shotgun sequence harbors:
- the LOC108205435 gene encoding cleavage stimulating factor 64 isoform X2, which translates to MATSQHRCVFVGNIPYDATEEQLIRICEEVGPVVSFRLVIDRETGKPKGYGFCEYKDEETALSARRNLQGYEINGRQLRVDFAENDKNMDKSREQGHGGPGLSTNIGDNQKQVGAQAGRPGSGLQQLIGLPVAMAAANVMAGALGGAQIAAKPTQFGLENQPGFGSDPLTMHLSKMSRNQLIDIIAELKVLATENKEKARQLLLATPLLPKAIFQAQVILGVVTPQMLQMPNIRASFSSGQGQQSGVQPLPSFPPLAQNNLHSDLMLKSQEVEVPAVQLPILSQSKYQQQGPAPVLPGTSTVFPPHSQNMMNMSARPHIQAAATPYAKQQVQPYMFQHQSQAVPAKLGHNNSQLVHPQGIREPFLSSSLNVDGVPNYTSTEYVRPPQLHNNTDRETYQRLPQGLSEKATMINNNQDTVNRPSKLLKLNDGRSTSFPADVNMYTSVNGPSQVTGMYSSHPKPEEASTSEKQTSQLPLELDSAILQQVLSLTPEQLSSLPPDQQQQVIQLQQMLRLS; encoded by the exons ATGGCTACTTCTCAGCATCGATGTGTTTTTG TGGGGAATATACCATATGATGCTACTGAAGAACAGCTTATTCGAATATGTGAGGAGGTTGGTCCTGTTGTTTCCTTCAG ATTAGTTATTGATAGAGAAACGGGGAAACCAAAAGGTTATGGCTTCTGTGAATACAAGGATGAAGAGACAGCTTTAAGTGCTCGCAGAAATCTTCAGGGTTATGAGATCAATGGGAGGCAATTGCGAGTTGATTTTGctgaaaatgataaaaatatggATAAAAGCAGAGAGCAG GGTCATGGGGGACCTGGATTGAGTACAAATATAGGCG ATAATCAAAAACAAGTTGGGGCCCAAGCGGGCCGACCAGGTTCTGGTCTCCAGCAACTAATTGGTCTTCCAGTTGCTATGGCTGCTGCAAACGTCATGGCTGGAGCTCTCGGTGGTGCTCAGATTGCAGCAAAGCCGACTCAATTTGGTTTGGAGAATCAGCCAGGATTTGGTAGTGACCCTTTGACAATGCACCTGTCCAAAATGTCAAGAAACCAGCTGATTGACATTATAGCTGAGCTGAAG GTACTAGCTACAGAAAACAAGGAAAAAGCGCGTCAACTACTACTTGCGACCCCATTGCTGCCTAAAGCAATCTTTCAG GCACAAGTGATACTGGGAGTTGTAACCCCACAAATG TTGCAAATGCCAAATATTCGGGCTTCTTTCTCTTCTGGACAAGGTCAGCAGTCGGGAGTCCAACCTCTTCCTAGCTTCCCTCCTCTTGCACAGAATAACCTGCATTCTGATTTGATGCTCAAGTCACAAGAAGTTGAAGTCCCTGCTGTTCAGCTTCCCATCTTAAGCCAGAGCAAATATCAGCAACAAGGTCCAGCACCAGTGCTGCCTGGAACATCAACAGTTTTTCCACCACACTCTCAGAATATGATGAACATGTCTGCAAGGCCACACATACAGGCGGCTGCTACCCCTTATGCGAAACAGCAAGTGCAACCTTATATGTTTCAACATCAAAGCCAGGCTGTGCCTGCAAAACTGGGGCATAATAATAGTCAGTTGGTACATCCTCAAGGAATCCGAGAGCCGTTTTTG TCTAGCTCCTTAAATGTGGATGGCGTTCCAAATTATACAAGCACAGAATATGTTAGACCTCCCCAACTTCACAACAACACAGATAGGGAAACCTATCAGCGGTTGCCTCAAGGATTATCAGAGAAGGCGACCATGATCAACAACAATCAAGATACAGTCAATCGTCCTTCCAAACTTTTAAAATTGAATGATGGAAGGTCTACCTCCTTTCCTGCAGATGTCAATATGTATACTTCTGTAAATGGGCCATCACAAGTTACTGGAATGTACAGTAGCCACCCTAAACCAGAAGAAGCCTCAACTTCTGAAAAACAGACTTCTCAG TTACCCCTTGAGTTGGATTCTGCCATACTGCAGCAAGTGCTAAGTCTGACACCAGAGCAGTTAAGTTCTTTGCCACCAGATCAACAGCAACAAGTAATTCAGCTCCAACAGATGCTGCGGCTTAGTTGA
- the LOC108196485 gene encoding uncharacterized protein LOC108196485 — MTTSSSTSVPETRTIIDQSNPLYLHSSDSPCMKLVSDPFDGTGFSYWKRSMTIALSARNKLGFVDGTLSKPDAASSTFESWSRCDAMVMCWLLGSLSETIGGSVMYSNSAHEIWKELEERYGSPRGIQLFGLYKELRELSQGNNSILDYFTKMKMLWDEIDFLSPLPVCTCGGCTCGASTKLFKYQQDQRVMQFLIGLNDSYTSTRGSILMRTPLPSIIQVYRILLQEESLREIHSRLSGFHQSKRPVFDTKKSALTCNYCKKTGHTVDKCYKLIGFPADFKFTRSKRFAQAAEAEISSSFCC, encoded by the coding sequence ATGACTACATCTAGCTCTACATCTGTTCCTGAAACTAGAACAATCATAGATCAGAGTAATCCTCTATATCTTCATTCATCGGATAGTCCATGTATGAAGCTTGTTAGTGATCCGTTTGATGGAACTGGTTTCAGTTACTGGAAACGCTCTATGACTATAGCCTTATCAGCTCGCAATAAATTAGGTTTTGTAGATGGAACTTTATCCAAACCAGATGCTGCTTCTTCTACTTTCGAGAGTTGGTCTCGTTGCGATGCTATGGTTATGTGTTGGTTACTTGGTTCTCTCTCAGAAACTATTGGTGGTAGTGTCATGTACTCTAACTCTGCACATGAAATATGGAAAGAATTGGAAGAACGATATGGCTCTCCTCGTGGTATTCAATTGTTTGGTTTATACAAGGAATTGCGTGAATTGTCGCAAGGGAACAATAGCATTCTTGATTATTTCACTAAGATGAAAATGCTCTGGGATGAGATAGACTTTTTGTCTCCTTTGCCTGTTTGTACTTGTGGAGGATGTACATGTGGAGCTTCAACGAAATTGTTCAAGTATCAGCAGGACCAGAGGGTAATGCAATTTTTAATAGGACTGAATGACTCGTACACTTCTACGAGAGGATCTATTCTGATGAGAACACCTCTTCCTAGTATCATTCAAGTTTACCGCATTCTACTTCAAGAAGAATCACTTAGAGAAATTCACTCAAGACTGTCTGGTTTCCATCAATCTAAGAGGCCTGTCTTTGATACTAAGAAATCAGCATTAACTTGCAACTATTGTAAAAAGACAGGGCATACTGTTGACAAATGCTACAAATTGATTGGATTTCCAGCTGATTTTAAATTTACAAGATCCAAACGTTTTGCTCAGGCGGCTGAAGCTGAAATTTCCTCATCTTTCTGCTGCTAA
- the LOC108203644 gene encoding uncharacterized protein LOC108203644, with product MAEEAQYDASTNKRKYGDESTTPPLTARVTGFSGGPSPDTTAPSYNSVPPPADPILLARQKAMELAARFSAEATPEGEAKRPRFENGDSYEAPKTFVSGFSSAPSDIGQKPLSTVASIPASYGYGGNSKKIEIPNNRVGVIIGKGGETIKYLQIQSGAKIQVTRDTEADPNSPTRGVELMGNPDQIAKAEQLITDVLSEAESGGSGAPSRRTGQQGGNEQFVMMIPNNKVGLIIGKGGETIKNMQSNSGARIQVIPLHPPPGDTSTERTLQIDGTNDQIEAAKVLVNEVINSENRLRNPAATGYSHQGYQARPPAYGYVQPGGYSGQTPQYNMTQPQYAGYPSQPGSGGYGTGWDHNAAATNQQTTQVGAYDYYSQQPAPPQQAPGAPGSADISGYAYGQQAVSGYSQQGQSYTQDGYGGYHAPAPQTGYSQPQPVYDQQQAYNTTSGYSNVANATPDGQTPSYGAQGDGNQAPPSSAPGQQGYTSQQPSPNSAYPSQMPTQPGYGVPPTSQTGYGSQPPSGYVSSYGAPQTQKPPATQQAYGQTQQSPSAQGGYVQPAQVQPGYPQPPPSQTGYAQPDPGAQRVPAAGYSAAQASGYAPPPYGAPPATQSAYGQPPPTYNNSYGNAYSQPPAYTADANAAPASQSVPASGVVKTSPQN from the exons ATGGCGGAAGAGGCGCAATACGATGCATCCACTAACAAGCGCAAGTACGGCGACGAGTCCACCACGCCGCCGTTGACCGCTCGAGTCACCGGCTTCTCCGGCGGTCCCTCACCGGACACCACGGCTCCGTCGTACAATAGCGTTCCGCCGCCGGCAGATCCGATTCTCTTAGCGAGGCAGAAAGCGATGGAGCTGGCTGCTCGTTTCAGCGCCGAGGCAACGCCGGAGGGTGAAGCCAAGAGGCCGAGGTTTGAGAATGGGGATTCTTATGAGGCGCCTAAGACTTTTGTTTCGGGATTTAGTTCGGCTCCTAGTG ATATAGGACAAAAGCCACTGAGTACAGTGGCTTCAATTCCAGCTTCTTATGGTTATGGTGGCAATAGCAAAAAAATCGAGATCCCAAATAACAGAGTCGGTGTTATTATTGGTAAAGGTGGAGAGACTATTAAGTACCTTCAGATTCAATCTGGAGCAAAGATTCAAGTTACCAGGGATACAGAAGCAGACCCAAATTCCCCAACTAGAGGGGTGGAGCTCATGGGTAATCCTGACCAGATTGCCAAGGCCGAGCAGCTGATTACCGATGTTCTTAGTGAg GCTGAATCAGGTGGTTCTGGTGCACCTTCTCGCAGAACTGGACAGCAGGGTGGCAATGAGCAATTTGTTATGATGATCCCCAACAACAAG GTTGGTCTTATTATTGGTAAAGGAGGAGAGACCATAAAAAATATGCAAAGTAATTCAGGTGCTCGTATTCAG GTCATACCTCTGCACCCCCCTCCAGGTGATACCTCCACTGAAAGGACCTTACAAATAGATGGGACAAATGACCAAATTGAAGCTGCAAAAGTATTGGTCAATGAAGTTATCAATTCTGAG AACCGTCTTCGAAACCCTGCAGCAACAGGATATTCTCATCAAGGTTATCAGGCCCGACCTCCTGCTTATGGATATGTTCAGCCTGGAGGTTATTCTGGACAAACACCACAGTATAATATGACTCAACCACAATATGCTGGGTATCCTTCACAACCTGGTTCTGGTGGATATGGTACGGGCTGGGACCACAATGCTGCTGCAACTAATCAGCAGACTACTCAAGTAGGTGCCTATGATTACTACAGTCAGCAGCCAGCTCCGCCACAGCAGGCACCTGGCGCTCCTGGCTCTGCAGATATTTCTGGCTATGCTTACGGTCAACAAGCGGTCTCTGGTTACAGTCAACAAGGTCAGAGTTACACCCAAGATGGCTATGGTGGGTATCATGCACCTGCTCCTCAAACTGGGTATAGTCAGCCACAGCCAGTTTATGATCAGCAACAAGCATATAATACTACATCAGGATATTCTAATGTTGCTAACGCAACACCGGATGGGCAAACTCCATCTTATGGGGCTCAAGGTGATGGCAATCAAGCACCTCCTTCAAGTGCTCCAGGACAGCAAGGATACACTAGCCAGCAGCCCAGTCCTAATTCTGCCTACCCATCCCAGATGCCAACTCAGCCGGGTTATGGTGTGCCACCAACTTCACAAACTGGGTACGGGTCTCAACCGCCTTCAGGGTATGTCTCGAGTTATGGAGCACCTCAAACTCAGAAGCCTCCAGCCACCCAACAAGCCTATGGGCAGACCCAGCAGTCCCCTTCTGCCCAAGGGGGTTACGTTCAACCTGCTCAGGTGCAGCCAGGCTATCCTCAACCTCCCCCGTCACAAACTGGTTATGCTCAGCCAGATCCTGGTGCTCAAAGAGTTCCAGCAGCTGGTTATAGTGCTGCACAAGCTTCAGGTTATGCTCCACCACCATATGGTGCACCTCCTGCAACGCAATCTGCCTATGGACAGCCTCCACCTACATATAACAATAGCTATGGAAATGCCTATTCGCAACCTCCAGCTTATACCGCCGACGCAAATGCAGCACCTGCTTCTCAGTCTGTTCCTGCTAGTGGGGTTGTCAAAACCTCTCCCCAAAACTGA
- the LOC108222764 gene encoding thioredoxin H9, protein MGFCFSKYDNTEESEDESEFSGGNIHIITSNDVWEQKLAEAKKDNKIVIVNFSASWCDPCRNVAPYYSELSEKHPSLMFLSIDVDDLNEFSSQWDIKATPTFFFLKNGQQYDKLVGANRAELDKKIASALVQ, encoded by the exons ATGGGATTTTGTTTCTCGAAG TACGACAATACAGAAGAATCTGAAGATGAAAGTGAGTTCTCTGGTGGAAACATACATATAATCACTTCCAACGATGTTTGGGAACAAAAGCTAGCAGAGGCAAAGAAGGATAACAAGATT GTAATAGTTAATTTCAGTGCATCATGGTGTGATCCTTGTAGAAATGTTGCGCCTTACTACTCTGAATTATCTGAGAAGCATCCTTCTTTAATGTTTCTAAGTATTGATGTTGACGATCTAAAT GAATTCAGCTCGCAGTGGGATATCAAAGCTACTCCGACATTCTTTTTCCTTAAAAATGGGCAACAATATGACAAGCTTGTGGGAGCCAATAGGGCAGAGCTGGATAAGAAAATAGCTTCCGCATTGGTTCAGTAA
- the LOC108205435 gene encoding cleavage stimulating factor 64 isoform X1, whose translation MATSQHRCVFVGNIPYDATEEQLIRICEEVGPVVSFRLVIDRETGKPKGYGFCEYKDEETALSARRNLQGYEINGRQLRVDFAENDKNMDKSREQGHGGPGLSTNIGDNQKQVGAQAGRPGSGLQQLIGLPVAMAAANVMAGALGGAQIAAKPTQFGLENQPGFGSDPLTMHLSKMSRNQLIDIIAELKVLATENKEKARQLLLATPLLPKAIFQAQVILGVVTPQMLQMPNIRASFSSGQGQQSGVQPLPSFPPLAQNNLHSDLMLKSQEVEVPAVQLPILSQSKYQQQGPAPVLPGTSTVFPPHSQNMMNMSARPHIQAAATPYAKQQVQPYMFQHQSQAVPAKLGHNNSQLVHPQGIREPFLQSSSLNVDGVPNYTSTEYVRPPQLHNNTDRETYQRLPQGLSEKATMINNNQDTVNRPSKLLKLNDGRSTSFPADVNMYTSVNGPSQVTGMYSSHPKPEEASTSEKQTSQLPLELDSAILQQVLSLTPEQLSSLPPDQQQQVIQLQQMLRLS comes from the exons ATGGCTACTTCTCAGCATCGATGTGTTTTTG TGGGGAATATACCATATGATGCTACTGAAGAACAGCTTATTCGAATATGTGAGGAGGTTGGTCCTGTTGTTTCCTTCAG ATTAGTTATTGATAGAGAAACGGGGAAACCAAAAGGTTATGGCTTCTGTGAATACAAGGATGAAGAGACAGCTTTAAGTGCTCGCAGAAATCTTCAGGGTTATGAGATCAATGGGAGGCAATTGCGAGTTGATTTTGctgaaaatgataaaaatatggATAAAAGCAGAGAGCAG GGTCATGGGGGACCTGGATTGAGTACAAATATAGGCG ATAATCAAAAACAAGTTGGGGCCCAAGCGGGCCGACCAGGTTCTGGTCTCCAGCAACTAATTGGTCTTCCAGTTGCTATGGCTGCTGCAAACGTCATGGCTGGAGCTCTCGGTGGTGCTCAGATTGCAGCAAAGCCGACTCAATTTGGTTTGGAGAATCAGCCAGGATTTGGTAGTGACCCTTTGACAATGCACCTGTCCAAAATGTCAAGAAACCAGCTGATTGACATTATAGCTGAGCTGAAG GTACTAGCTACAGAAAACAAGGAAAAAGCGCGTCAACTACTACTTGCGACCCCATTGCTGCCTAAAGCAATCTTTCAG GCACAAGTGATACTGGGAGTTGTAACCCCACAAATG TTGCAAATGCCAAATATTCGGGCTTCTTTCTCTTCTGGACAAGGTCAGCAGTCGGGAGTCCAACCTCTTCCTAGCTTCCCTCCTCTTGCACAGAATAACCTGCATTCTGATTTGATGCTCAAGTCACAAGAAGTTGAAGTCCCTGCTGTTCAGCTTCCCATCTTAAGCCAGAGCAAATATCAGCAACAAGGTCCAGCACCAGTGCTGCCTGGAACATCAACAGTTTTTCCACCACACTCTCAGAATATGATGAACATGTCTGCAAGGCCACACATACAGGCGGCTGCTACCCCTTATGCGAAACAGCAAGTGCAACCTTATATGTTTCAACATCAAAGCCAGGCTGTGCCTGCAAAACTGGGGCATAATAATAGTCAGTTGGTACATCCTCAAGGAATCCGAGAGCCGTTTTTG CAGTCTAGCTCCTTAAATGTGGATGGCGTTCCAAATTATACAAGCACAGAATATGTTAGACCTCCCCAACTTCACAACAACACAGATAGGGAAACCTATCAGCGGTTGCCTCAAGGATTATCAGAGAAGGCGACCATGATCAACAACAATCAAGATACAGTCAATCGTCCTTCCAAACTTTTAAAATTGAATGATGGAAGGTCTACCTCCTTTCCTGCAGATGTCAATATGTATACTTCTGTAAATGGGCCATCACAAGTTACTGGAATGTACAGTAGCCACCCTAAACCAGAAGAAGCCTCAACTTCTGAAAAACAGACTTCTCAG TTACCCCTTGAGTTGGATTCTGCCATACTGCAGCAAGTGCTAAGTCTGACACCAGAGCAGTTAAGTTCTTTGCCACCAGATCAACAGCAACAAGTAATTCAGCTCCAACAGATGCTGCGGCTTAGTTGA